A portion of the Bacteroidota bacterium genome contains these proteins:
- a CDS encoding flagellar protein FlaG: protein MTTTQPVGAPTGAMPLDITGSDNQNQASSKQKSSLSAEEMTAAVQELNAAMKVVNTRLSFSIDSITKQTVVTVTDDQTHEVIRQIPSEEMLKVSERIAELLGVLFDHAG from the coding sequence ATGACAACAACACAACCAGTCGGCGCTCCCACGGGAGCAATGCCGCTGGACATAACAGGATCGGACAATCAAAACCAAGCTTCCAGCAAGCAGAAGAGTTCACTTTCGGCCGAGGAAATGACCGCAGCGGTACAGGAACTTAATGCGGCAATGAAGGTTGTGAACACACGTCTCTCGTTTTCGATCGACAGCATCACCAAGCAAACGGTTGTCACAGTGACGGATGACCAGACCCATGAGGTCATTCGTCAGATCCCTTCGGAAGAAATGCTGAAAGTCTCCGAGCGCATCGCTGAGTTATTAGGAGTTTTGTTTGACCACGCAGGATAA
- a CDS encoding histidine kinase, protein MDGEVHSPAGGFMKPNITLEDGGHPQIMTDADQKIVDVNDRFLFLSGYGRGELRGILLTDLLHSEDRDKFAEHWHLLAQTGTSAVAARLRTKSEFTLHARFQSELVKPGEFRTTMIGTAGEHYPAAELGRKNRFALALYEIGRQMTSSFDVEEVLKLVVKNTAWLLESHFVAVALLDSKTSRIEYREKIGDRTDVTPSVAAGKDRGLAGRVIASQAPFIIEKFPERPFVQPKEFPLVEAESLVSAFGVPITNKERKFGALVVGYRNFREIPEEDVQLVSNLANQTALALENAMLYQESVKYSKTMAALSSRLTMIQEEERRRITRELHDGIGQALTGLRFNLDALVRQASITDPDAVEQVAVMKQVIDESLNTIRQIAFDLRPPILDDLGLVSALRIYLDRFQERTKILLTLSCPDDLKRFDPKVEATIYRIIQEALTNVAKHSGAKNAKVEIEKPEATLHVMISDDGKGFDQNAAGESGLWPTGLGIVNMRDRVEGLRGKFRLASEKGKGTSIHIEVPLNGR, encoded by the coding sequence ATGGATGGAGAAGTGCACAGCCCGGCGGGGGGCTTTATGAAACCGAATATCACGCTGGAAGACGGCGGGCATCCTCAGATCATGACCGATGCCGACCAGAAGATAGTGGATGTCAACGATCGCTTCCTTTTCTTGAGCGGGTATGGGCGCGGCGAATTGAGGGGAATTCTTTTAACGGACCTGCTCCATTCGGAAGACCGGGATAAATTTGCTGAGCACTGGCACCTCCTTGCGCAGACCGGGACCTCCGCTGTCGCCGCGCGGCTTCGGACGAAGAGCGAATTTACATTGCACGCCCGGTTTCAATCGGAGCTCGTGAAGCCCGGAGAGTTTCGGACGACCATGATCGGCACCGCAGGCGAACATTATCCTGCCGCCGAGCTTGGACGCAAGAATAGGTTTGCCCTGGCTTTGTACGAGATCGGCCGCCAGATGACCTCCAGCTTTGACGTTGAGGAGGTCTTGAAACTGGTCGTCAAGAACACGGCGTGGCTGCTGGAAAGCCATTTTGTCGCTGTCGCCCTGCTGGACAGCAAAACGTCGAGGATTGAATACCGTGAAAAGATCGGCGATCGGACGGATGTTACCCCCTCAGTTGCAGCCGGCAAAGACCGCGGACTCGCAGGAAGAGTGATCGCTTCGCAAGCCCCGTTTATTATAGAGAAATTTCCGGAGAGACCTTTTGTTCAGCCGAAGGAATTTCCGCTGGTCGAAGCTGAATCGCTTGTCTCAGCTTTCGGCGTTCCAATCACGAACAAGGAGAGGAAGTTTGGCGCGCTTGTTGTCGGTTACCGGAACTTCCGCGAGATCCCGGAGGAGGATGTACAGCTCGTCTCGAACCTCGCTAATCAGACCGCACTCGCGCTGGAAAATGCGATGCTCTATCAGGAAAGCGTAAAATATTCGAAAACGATGGCCGCACTCTCTTCGCGCTTGACGATGATCCAGGAGGAAGAGCGGCGGAGAATCACGCGTGAATTGCACGACGGCATCGGCCAGGCCCTCACCGGCCTGCGTTTCAACCTTGATGCGTTGGTGAGGCAGGCTTCGATCACCGATCCTGATGCGGTCGAGCAGGTTGCGGTCATGAAACAGGTGATCGACGAGTCGCTGAACACGATTCGCCAAATCGCTTTCGACCTTCGTCCTCCGATTCTTGACGACCTTGGGTTGGTGTCGGCGCTGAGAATCTATCTGGACCGTTTTCAAGAGCGCACAAAGATCCTTCTTACGCTCTCGTGCCCCGATGACCTCAAGCGGTTCGACCCCAAGGTCGAGGCCACGATCTACCGCATCATTCAGGAAGCGCTGACCAACGTGGCAAAGCACTCCGGCGCCAAAAATGCGAAAGTTGAGATTGAGAAACCCGAGGCGACGCTTCATGTGATGATCTCCGACGACGGCAAGGGGTTCGATCAAAATGCGGCTGGGGAATCGGGACTCTGGCCGACCGGACTCGGCATCGTGAATATGCGGGACCGTGTCGAAGGGCTCCGGGGAAAGTTCAGGCTCGCGAGTGAAAAAGGGAAGGGAACATCCATCCATATCGAAGTTCCTTTGAATGGCCGATAA
- a CDS encoding response regulator transcription factor: MADKKKIRIVVADDHVIVRRGIVSLISLNPDFEVVGEAANGKIAVELALAKEPDVVLMDISMPELSGLDATRLIKKKLPDLKILVLSAYDNEEYVSQILQTGANGYLLKNVAPDDLYAAIKAVAEGLAFFSPSISKIMLDGYLKRTAQAPPAGPDEIIPSYAGPLTTREREILQLIAEGRSHQQIGELLYISIRTVDTHRNNIMKKLDLHDTASLVTYAIKHGIAVIPK, translated from the coding sequence ATGGCCGATAAGAAAAAAATCAGGATCGTCGTCGCCGATGATCATGTCATCGTCAGGAGGGGCATCGTCTCCCTCATTTCGCTCAACCCGGATTTCGAGGTTGTAGGCGAGGCGGCAAACGGCAAGATCGCCGTCGAGCTCGCGCTCGCAAAGGAGCCCGACGTTGTGTTGATGGATATCAGCATGCCCGAATTGAGCGGACTGGATGCAACCCGGCTTATCAAGAAAAAGCTCCCCGACCTGAAGATCCTCGTTCTTTCCGCGTACGACAACGAAGAATACGTTTCTCAAATCCTCCAAACCGGGGCCAATGGTTACCTCCTTAAGAATGTCGCCCCGGACGATCTCTATGCGGCGATCAAAGCCGTTGCGGAGGGGCTTGCCTTCTTCAGCCCGTCGATTTCTAAAATCATGCTGGATGGGTATCTCAAGCGGACCGCTCAAGCACCGCCAGCCGGACCGGATGAAATCATCCCTTCCTATGCCGGACCGTTGACGACGCGCGAAAGAGAGATCCTCCAGTTGATCGCTGAAGGAAGGTCGCACCAGCAAATCGGAGAGCTCTTGTATATCAGCATACGCACGGTAGACACCCATCGCAATAACATCATGAAAAAGCTCGACTTACACGATACCGCAAGTCTTGTAACGTACGCTATCAAACATGGAATAGCCGTCATCCCCAAGTAG